From Streptomyces chrestomyceticus JCM 4735, one genomic window encodes:
- a CDS encoding S8 family serine peptidase → MGSTVLAGALLYGAAPAALADATRDAQWPLQSFEAERIWQQSTGKGVTVAVIDSPIKADHPDLVGNVLPGKSFFDGDEDKDDGDHGTSMAALIAGHGHGPGHADGVKGLAPDAKILPVNVPEQGGPPIGKAIRYAADNGAKVINLSLGVDWLTVIDEQDIAYAYQKNVVIVAATGNESSKPSKLSTYPGVVGVGAVGQDGKVWQNSNSGPGVMLTAPGVHIRSAGATEPYRQASGTSDATAYVSAAAALLRAKFPDLTAGQIVNRLVKTAGMAPGNQNLSLPDPHYGHGFIRPLRALTADLPAGPANGPLKVPEDPYADVRADAAKKAAEPKAKGPDSLLIIGIATAGGFAVLGALGAVLAANKRKRRRQAAQSAVPGGFGGPNGPGGPGGWPQQGVPPQYGAPQPPPGAPGPYAPQQPPAPYPPQGQTPYPSQAQPAYPPQQPPAGPPGA, encoded by the coding sequence GTGGGCAGCACGGTGCTGGCGGGGGCCCTGCTCTACGGGGCGGCTCCCGCCGCGCTGGCGGACGCGACCAGGGACGCGCAGTGGCCGCTGCAGTCCTTCGAGGCGGAGAGGATCTGGCAGCAGTCGACGGGGAAGGGGGTGACGGTCGCGGTCATCGACAGCCCGATCAAGGCGGACCACCCCGATCTGGTGGGCAACGTGCTGCCGGGCAAGAGCTTCTTCGACGGTGACGAAGACAAGGACGACGGCGATCACGGCACGAGCATGGCCGCCCTGATCGCCGGGCACGGGCACGGTCCGGGGCACGCGGACGGGGTGAAGGGGCTGGCGCCCGATGCCAAGATCCTCCCGGTGAACGTGCCGGAGCAGGGCGGTCCGCCCATCGGCAAGGCGATCCGGTACGCCGCCGACAACGGCGCCAAGGTCATCAACCTCTCGCTCGGCGTCGACTGGTTGACGGTCATCGACGAGCAGGACATCGCGTACGCCTACCAGAAGAACGTGGTGATCGTCGCGGCCACCGGGAACGAGAGCTCCAAGCCGAGCAAGCTGTCCACGTACCCCGGCGTCGTCGGAGTGGGCGCCGTGGGGCAGGACGGCAAGGTGTGGCAGAACTCCAACTCCGGGCCCGGCGTCATGCTGACCGCCCCTGGTGTACACATCAGGTCCGCCGGCGCGACCGAGCCGTACCGCCAGGCTTCCGGTACCTCGGACGCCACGGCGTACGTCTCCGCGGCCGCCGCGCTCCTCCGCGCCAAGTTCCCCGACCTGACCGCCGGACAGATCGTCAACCGCCTGGTGAAGACCGCGGGCATGGCACCAGGCAACCAGAACCTGTCGCTGCCCGACCCGCACTACGGCCACGGCTTCATCCGGCCGCTGCGGGCCCTGACCGCCGACCTGCCGGCCGGACCGGCGAACGGTCCGCTGAAGGTCCCCGAGGACCCGTACGCGGACGTACGGGCCGACGCGGCGAAGAAGGCCGCCGAGCCGAAGGCCAAGGGGCCCGACTCCCTCCTGATCATCGGCATCGCGACGGCCGGCGGGTTCGCCGTCCTGGGCGCGCTGGGCGCCGTACTCGCCGCCAACAAGCGCAAGCGCCGACGGCAGGCGGCGCAGTCCGCGGTGCCGGGCGGTTTCGGCGGACCGAACGGGCCGGGTGGGCCGGGCGGCTGGCCGCAGCAGGGCGTGCCTCCGCAGTACGGCGCGCCACAGCCGCCCCCCGGCGCGCCGGGGCCGTATGCGCCACAGCAGCCACCGGCTCCGTACCCGCCGCAGGGCCAGACCCCGTACCCATCGCAGGCCCAGCCCGCGTACCCGCCTCAGCAGCCGCCCGCCGGACCTCCCGGGGCGTGA
- a CDS encoding ATP-binding protein: MIAVLHEWGAAEQVCDDAELVVSELFTNAVRHTDSEKVDCELTVVGAFLRLEITDQGRGGSAPHVQPGSVDKECGRGLFLVGALSESWGVRPGPSGRGRTVWADLPYGPPTAH; encoded by the coding sequence GTGATCGCCGTGCTGCACGAGTGGGGCGCGGCAGAACAGGTCTGTGACGACGCCGAGTTGGTGGTGTCGGAGTTGTTCACCAACGCCGTACGGCACACCGACAGCGAAAAGGTCGACTGCGAACTGACGGTCGTCGGCGCCTTCCTGCGCCTGGAGATCACCGACCAGGGCCGGGGCGGCTCGGCACCGCACGTCCAGCCCGGCAGCGTGGACAAGGAGTGCGGCCGGGGTCTGTTCCTGGTGGGCGCCCTCTCCGAGAGCTGGGGCGTGCGCCCCGGCCCGTCCGGCCGCGGCCGCACCGTCTGGGCCGACCTGCCCTACGGGCCGCCCACCGCACACTGA
- the ispG gene encoding flavodoxin-dependent (E)-4-hydroxy-3-methylbut-2-enyl-diphosphate synthase yields MGTGEPPGGSASGTAVALGLPEVPARPLAERRVSRRIQVGPVPVGGGAPVSVQSMTTTNTADIGATLQQIAELTASGCQIVRVACPTQDDADALPVIAKKSQIPVIADIHFQPKYVFAAIDAGCAAVRVNPGNIRQFDNRVKEIAKAAADAGVPIRIGVNAGSLDKRLLEKYGRATPEALVESALWECSLFEEHGFRDIKISVKHNDPVVMVNAYRQLAAQCDYPLHLGVTEAGPAFQGTIKSAVAFGALLSEGIGDTIRVSLSAPPAEEVKVGLQILESLNLRPRRLEIVSCPSCGRAQVDVYKLADEVTAGLEGMEVPLRVAVMGCVVNGPGEAREADLGVASGNGKGQIFVKGEVIATVPESKIVETLIEEAMKIAADMAAEGVVPGTPDVTVG; encoded by the coding sequence ATGGGTACCGGAGAGCCTCCCGGAGGCAGCGCTTCCGGGACCGCCGTCGCCCTGGGCCTGCCCGAGGTGCCGGCCCGGCCGCTCGCGGAGCGGCGCGTCTCGCGCCGTATCCAGGTCGGGCCGGTGCCGGTGGGCGGCGGCGCCCCCGTATCGGTGCAGTCGATGACCACGACCAACACGGCCGACATCGGCGCGACGCTCCAGCAGATCGCCGAGCTGACCGCGTCCGGCTGTCAGATCGTCCGGGTCGCCTGCCCGACCCAGGACGACGCCGACGCGCTGCCGGTCATCGCGAAGAAGTCGCAGATCCCGGTGATCGCGGACATCCACTTCCAGCCGAAGTACGTGTTCGCCGCGATCGACGCGGGCTGCGCCGCGGTCCGGGTCAATCCGGGCAACATCCGGCAGTTCGACAACCGGGTGAAGGAGATTGCCAAGGCGGCGGCCGACGCCGGGGTGCCGATCCGGATCGGGGTCAACGCCGGCTCGCTGGACAAGCGGCTGCTGGAGAAGTACGGCAGGGCGACGCCCGAGGCGCTGGTGGAGTCGGCGCTGTGGGAGTGCTCGCTGTTCGAGGAGCACGGTTTCCGGGACATCAAGATCTCGGTGAAGCACAACGACCCGGTCGTGATGGTCAACGCGTACCGGCAACTGGCCGCGCAGTGCGACTACCCGCTGCATCTGGGTGTGACGGAGGCCGGTCCGGCGTTCCAGGGCACGATCAAGTCGGCGGTGGCCTTCGGCGCGCTGCTGAGCGAGGGGATCGGCGACACGATCCGCGTCTCCCTGTCGGCGCCGCCGGCCGAGGAGGTCAAGGTCGGCCTGCAGATCCTGGAGTCGCTGAACCTGCGCCCGCGCCGTCTGGAGATCGTCTCCTGCCCGTCCTGCGGCCGCGCCCAGGTGGACGTGTACAAGCTGGCCGACGAGGTGACGGCGGGCCTGGAGGGCATGGAGGTGCCGCTGCGCGTCGCGGTCATGGGCTGCGTCGTCAACGGCCCCGGCGAGGCCCGTGAGGCCGACCTCGGTGTGGCCTCCGGCAACGGCAAGGGCCAGATCTTCGTCAAGGGCGAAGTGATCGCCACCGTACCCGAGTCGAAGATCGTCGAGACGCTGATCGAAGAGGCCATGAAGATCGCCGCAGACATGGCGGCCGAAGGAGTGGTGCCCGGCACCCCCGACGTCACCGTCGGCTGA
- a CDS encoding winged helix-turn-helix domain-containing protein: MTDEESPAASTGPPSHRAARSLPDHPVRIALLDLLAEAGTVTSTQAAARLGHSSGLCSFHLRQLARHGLIEEVPHTGGRARPWRLRWDAAAVRPDTENGPDAPSGPAAPSGPYAPAEGDVSYRTVIHVTPAELAGLAAAIRALLTPYAERERQPGTRPAGTTPVAAVTRLTPLPPEDVLPGNATRHREVGPPTD, translated from the coding sequence GTGACCGACGAAGAATCCCCAGCAGCGTCCACCGGCCCGCCGTCGCACCGCGCCGCGCGGTCGCTCCCGGACCACCCCGTACGCATCGCCCTGCTGGACCTGCTCGCCGAGGCCGGCACCGTCACGTCCACGCAGGCCGCCGCCCGCCTCGGCCACAGCTCCGGCCTCTGCTCGTTCCACCTGCGCCAGCTCGCCCGGCACGGCCTCATCGAGGAGGTGCCGCACACCGGCGGGCGGGCCCGGCCGTGGCGGCTGCGCTGGGACGCCGCGGCCGTCCGCCCGGACACGGAGAACGGCCCGGACGCGCCGTCCGGGCCGGCCGCACCATCAGGGCCGTACGCACCGGCGGAGGGCGACGTGTCCTACCGCACCGTGATCCACGTGACCCCGGCGGAGCTGGCCGGACTCGCCGCCGCCATCCGCGCGCTGCTGACCCCCTACGCCGAACGTGAGCGGCAGCCCGGCACCCGCCCGGCGGGCACGACGCCGGTCGCCGCGGTCACCCGGCTGACTCCGCTGCCGCCCGAGGACGTTCTGCCCGGGAACGCGACACGACATCGGGAGGTCGGCCCGCCGACGGACTGA
- a CDS encoding aspartate aminotransferase family protein: MTGFDLTKLLAERGAERYDLHARYVNHQLPRMLHTIGFDKVYERAEGAYFWDADGQDYLDMLAGFGVMGLGRHHPVVRQALHDVLDAQLADLTRFDCQPLPGLLAEKLLSHTPHLDRVFFGNSGTEAVETALKFARYATGKPRVLYCAHAFHGLTAGSLSVNGEDGFRDGFAPLLPDTGIEMGDLEALERELRRGDVAAFIVEPVQGKGVHPTPPGFLRAAQELLHRHKALLIADEVQTGLGRTGDFFAYQHEDGVEPDLVCVAKALSGGYVPVGATLGKDWIFKKVYSSMDRVLVHSASFGANAQAMAAGLAVLTVMEDEQTVANARLTGDLLRTRLAALVDRYELLHDVRGRGLMIGIEFGRPKSLKLRGHWTMLQAARKGLFAQMVVVPLLQRHRILTQVSGDHLEVIKLIPPLTIGEREVDRFVTAFTEVMDDAHQGGGLMWDFGRTLMKQALQTR; this comes from the coding sequence GTGACCGGATTCGACCTGACCAAGCTGCTCGCCGAACGCGGCGCCGAGCGCTACGACCTGCACGCCAGGTACGTCAACCACCAACTGCCGCGGATGCTGCACACCATCGGCTTCGACAAGGTCTACGAGCGGGCCGAGGGCGCCTACTTCTGGGACGCGGACGGCCAGGACTACCTCGACATGCTGGCCGGGTTCGGCGTGATGGGCCTGGGCCGGCACCACCCGGTCGTCCGGCAGGCCCTGCACGACGTCCTCGACGCCCAGCTCGCCGACCTCACCCGCTTCGACTGCCAGCCGCTGCCCGGCCTGCTCGCCGAGAAACTGCTGTCCCACACACCCCACCTGGACCGCGTCTTCTTCGGCAACAGCGGCACGGAAGCCGTCGAGACGGCCCTGAAGTTCGCCCGCTACGCCACCGGAAAGCCCCGCGTCCTGTACTGCGCCCACGCCTTCCACGGCCTGACCGCCGGCTCCCTGTCGGTCAACGGCGAGGACGGCTTCCGCGACGGCTTCGCACCGCTGCTGCCGGACACCGGCATCGAGATGGGCGATCTGGAGGCGCTCGAACGGGAGCTGCGGCGCGGCGACGTGGCGGCCTTCATCGTCGAACCGGTCCAGGGCAAGGGCGTCCACCCCACACCCCCCGGCTTCCTGCGGGCCGCCCAGGAACTGCTGCACCGCCACAAGGCGCTGCTCATCGCCGACGAGGTGCAGACCGGCCTGGGCCGCACCGGCGACTTCTTCGCCTACCAGCACGAGGACGGCGTGGAACCGGACCTGGTGTGCGTGGCCAAGGCGCTCTCCGGCGGCTACGTCCCGGTCGGCGCGACCCTCGGCAAGGACTGGATCTTCAAGAAGGTCTACTCCTCCATGGACCGCGTCCTCGTCCACTCCGCCAGCTTCGGCGCCAACGCCCAGGCGATGGCCGCCGGCCTGGCGGTCCTGACGGTCATGGAGGACGAACAGACCGTCGCCAACGCCCGCCTCACCGGCGACCTGCTCCGTACGAGGCTGGCCGCCCTCGTCGACCGGTACGAGCTGCTGCACGACGTGCGCGGCCGGGGCCTGATGATCGGCATCGAGTTCGGCCGCCCCAAGTCCCTGAAACTGCGCGGCCACTGGACCATGCTCCAGGCAGCCCGCAAGGGCCTGTTCGCCCAGATGGTCGTGGTCCCCCTCCTCCAGCGCCACCGCATCCTCACCCAGGTCTCCGGCGACCACCTGGAGGTCATCAAGCTCATCCCGCCCCTGACGATCGGGGAGCGGGAGGTCGACCGTTTCGTGACGGCGTTCACGGAGGTGATGGACGACGCGCACCAGGGCGGGGGCCTCATGTGGGACTTCGGGCGAACCCTGATGAAACAGGCGCTGCAGACGCGCTGA
- the dxs gene encoding 1-deoxy-D-xylulose-5-phosphate synthase — protein sequence MSMLEQIRDPHDLKEIPGEALGALAEEIRQFLVHAVARTGGHLGPNLGVVELTIALHRVFDSPADRILWDTGHQSYVHKLLTGRQDFSKLRGKGGLSGYPSREESDHDVIENSHASTVLGWADGLAKANQVRGRADHVVAVIGDGALTGGMAWEALNNIAAAKDRPLIIVVNDNERSYAPTIGGLANHLATLRTTDGYERFLAWGKEIVQRAPVVGRPLYESLHGAKKGFKDAFAPQGMFEDLGLKYVGPIDGHDIAAVESALRRAARFHGPVLVHCRTEKGRGYRPALEDEADRFHTVGAMDPLTCAPVAPPGPPSWTSVFGDEMVKIGEERPDVVAITAAMLQPVGLGKFAAAFPDRTWDVGIAEQHAATSAAGLATGGLHPVFAVYATFLNRAFDQVLMDVALHKCGVTFVLDRAGVTGTDGPSHNGMWDMSVLGVVPGLRIAAPRDADQLRAELREAVDVDDAPTVLRFPKESVGAPVPALERIGGVDVLSRGEREDVLLVSVGVLAPVCLEAAELLAERGIGVTVVDPRWVKPVDPALVRLAATHAAVAVVEDNSRNGGVGSAVGQALRDADVDVPLRTFGIPEQFLAHAKRGEVLADIGLTPAEIAGRISASLARKENDA from the coding sequence ATGTCGATGCTGGAACAGATCCGCGACCCGCACGACCTCAAGGAGATTCCCGGGGAAGCCCTCGGCGCACTCGCCGAGGAGATCAGGCAGTTCCTCGTGCACGCGGTGGCGCGGACCGGCGGCCACCTCGGGCCCAACCTGGGCGTGGTGGAACTGACCATCGCCCTGCACCGGGTCTTCGACTCGCCCGCCGACCGCATCCTGTGGGACACCGGACACCAGTCGTACGTGCACAAACTCCTGACCGGCCGCCAGGACTTCTCCAAGCTGCGCGGCAAGGGCGGACTGTCCGGCTACCCGTCCCGCGAGGAGTCCGACCACGACGTCATCGAGAACTCGCACGCCTCCACCGTCCTGGGCTGGGCCGACGGCCTGGCCAAGGCCAACCAGGTGCGCGGCCGCGCCGACCACGTCGTGGCCGTCATCGGCGACGGCGCGCTGACCGGCGGCATGGCCTGGGAGGCACTCAACAACATCGCCGCCGCCAAGGACCGCCCCCTCATCATCGTCGTCAACGACAACGAGCGCTCCTACGCGCCCACCATCGGCGGCCTCGCCAACCACCTCGCCACCCTGCGCACCACCGACGGCTACGAGCGCTTCCTGGCCTGGGGCAAGGAGATCGTGCAGCGCGCCCCCGTCGTGGGCCGCCCGCTGTACGAATCGCTGCACGGCGCCAAGAAGGGCTTCAAGGACGCCTTCGCGCCGCAGGGCATGTTCGAGGACCTGGGGCTGAAGTACGTCGGCCCGATCGACGGCCACGACATCGCCGCCGTCGAGTCCGCGCTGCGCCGCGCCGCCCGCTTCCACGGGCCCGTCCTGGTGCACTGCCGCACCGAGAAGGGCCGCGGCTACCGGCCCGCGCTGGAGGACGAGGCGGACCGGTTCCACACCGTCGGCGCGATGGACCCGCTGACCTGCGCCCCCGTCGCACCGCCCGGCCCGCCGTCGTGGACCTCGGTCTTCGGCGACGAGATGGTCAAGATAGGCGAGGAGCGCCCGGACGTCGTCGCGATCACCGCGGCGATGCTGCAGCCCGTCGGCCTCGGCAAGTTCGCGGCCGCCTTCCCCGACCGTACGTGGGACGTGGGCATCGCCGAACAGCACGCGGCGACCTCGGCGGCGGGCCTGGCCACCGGCGGCCTGCACCCGGTCTTCGCGGTGTACGCGACCTTCCTCAACCGGGCCTTCGACCAGGTCCTGATGGACGTCGCGCTGCACAAGTGCGGCGTCACCTTCGTCCTCGACCGGGCCGGGGTGACCGGCACCGACGGGCCGAGCCACAACGGCATGTGGGACATGTCCGTCCTCGGTGTCGTCCCGGGCCTGCGGATCGCCGCGCCGCGCGACGCCGACCAGCTCCGCGCCGAGCTGCGGGAAGCCGTCGACGTGGACGACGCGCCGACCGTACTGCGCTTCCCGAAGGAGTCGGTGGGCGCGCCGGTGCCGGCGCTGGAGCGGATCGGCGGGGTGGACGTGCTGAGCCGCGGTGAACGGGAGGACGTGCTGCTCGTCTCGGTGGGTGTGCTGGCCCCGGTCTGCCTGGAGGCGGCGGAACTGCTGGCGGAACGCGGCATCGGCGTCACCGTCGTCGACCCGCGCTGGGTCAAGCCCGTCGACCCCGCGCTCGTCCGGCTCGCCGCGACACACGCCGCGGTGGCCGTCGTGGAGGACAACAGCCGCAACGGGGGAGTGGGGTCGGCGGTCGGCCAGGCGCTGCGCGACGCGGACGTGGACGTACCGCTGCGGACCTTCGGCATCCCCGAGCAGTTCCTGGCGCACGCCAAGCGCGGCGAGGTGCTCGCCGACATCGGGCTCACCCCGGCCGAGATCGCCGGCCGGATCAGCGCCTCCCTGGCCCGTAAGGAGAACGACGCGTGA
- the hpnH gene encoding adenosyl-hopene transferase HpnH translates to MAMPLRQSIRVGTYLFEQKVRKREKFPLIVELEPLFACNLKCEGCGKIQHPAGVLKQRMPVAQAVGAVLESGAPMVSIAGGEPLMHPQIDEIVRQLVAKRKYVFLCTNAMLLRKKMDQFTPSRYFAFAVHIDGMRERHDESVAKEGVFDEAVEAIKEAKRRGFRVTTNSTFFNTDTPQTIIEVLDFLNDDLQVDEMMLSPAYAYEKAPDQEHFLGVEQTRELFKKAFAGGNRRRWRLNHSPLFLDFLEGKADFPCTAWAIPNYSLFGWQRPCYLMSDGYVPTYRELIEETDWDKYGRGKDPRCANCMAHCGYEPTAVLATMGSLKESLRAARETVAGNRG, encoded by the coding sequence ATGGCCATGCCGCTCCGTCAGTCCATCAGGGTCGGTACGTATCTCTTTGAACAGAAAGTCCGCAAGCGGGAGAAGTTCCCGCTCATCGTGGAGCTGGAACCCCTCTTCGCCTGCAACCTCAAGTGCGAGGGCTGCGGAAAGATCCAGCACCCGGCCGGTGTGCTCAAGCAGCGGATGCCGGTCGCGCAGGCGGTCGGCGCGGTGCTGGAGTCCGGCGCGCCGATGGTCTCCATCGCGGGCGGCGAGCCCCTGATGCACCCGCAGATCGACGAGATCGTGCGGCAGTTGGTGGCCAAGCGGAAGTACGTCTTCCTGTGCACCAACGCCATGCTGCTGCGCAAGAAGATGGACCAGTTCACCCCATCCCGCTACTTCGCCTTCGCGGTGCACATCGACGGGATGCGCGAGCGGCACGACGAGTCGGTGGCCAAGGAGGGCGTCTTCGACGAGGCGGTGGAGGCGATCAAGGAAGCCAAGCGGCGCGGCTTCCGGGTCACCACCAACTCCACCTTCTTCAACACCGACACCCCGCAGACCATCATCGAGGTGCTCGACTTCCTCAACGACGACCTCCAGGTCGACGAGATGATGCTCTCGCCCGCCTACGCCTACGAGAAGGCCCCCGACCAGGAGCACTTCCTCGGCGTCGAGCAGACCAGGGAACTGTTCAAGAAGGCGTTCGCGGGCGGCAACCGGCGCCGCTGGCGGCTCAACCACAGCCCGCTGTTCCTGGACTTCCTGGAGGGCAAGGCGGACTTCCCCTGCACGGCCTGGGCGATCCCCAACTACTCGCTCTTCGGCTGGCAGCGGCCCTGCTACCTGATGAGCGACGGGTACGTCCCCACGTACCGCGAGCTGATCGAGGAGACCGACTGGGACAAGTACGGCCGGGGCAAGGACCCGCGCTGCGCCAACTGCATGGCGCACTGCGGCTACGAGCCCACCGCCGTCCTCGCGACGATGGGCTCCCTCAAGGAGTCCCTGCGCGCCGCCCGTGAGACCGTCGCGGGAAACCGCGGGTGA
- a CDS encoding tyrosine-protein phosphatase — MPQQTPEVPSTDSELAEVRNFRDVGGLPTVDGRRVRKGRLFRSGHLAAATEADAAFLAGLGLHTVFDFRNAADIKLEGPDVTLPGVRNVNIPLTDPADGAEFWAMVRDGELGHLRTALGDGKAADRMAQTYRHIITTRTADHSRVLHALAEDSVPALMHCAAGKDRAGLSVAVTLLAVGVEPEAVEADYLESNAAHRRYKVRRSDTSAVGMSPEVMELLAPLFDARAEYLSAALDAIGTTWGSTEAYFSEGLGLSPETRERLRAQLLED, encoded by the coding sequence GTGCCGCAGCAGACCCCGGAGGTCCCGTCGACCGACTCCGAGCTCGCGGAGGTGCGCAACTTCCGTGACGTGGGCGGGCTGCCGACCGTGGACGGGCGCCGGGTGCGCAAGGGCCGGCTGTTCCGCAGCGGTCATCTGGCGGCGGCCACCGAGGCGGACGCGGCCTTCCTCGCGGGTCTCGGGCTGCACACGGTCTTCGACTTCCGCAACGCCGCCGACATCAAGCTGGAGGGCCCCGACGTCACGCTGCCCGGCGTACGGAACGTGAACATCCCGCTGACCGACCCGGCCGACGGCGCCGAGTTCTGGGCGATGGTGCGCGACGGCGAGCTGGGCCATCTGCGGACGGCGCTGGGCGACGGCAAGGCGGCGGACCGGATGGCACAGACGTACCGCCACATCATCACCACCCGCACCGCCGACCACAGCCGCGTCCTGCACGCGCTCGCCGAGGACAGCGTCCCCGCGCTCATGCACTGCGCGGCCGGAAAGGACCGGGCGGGCCTGTCCGTCGCCGTCACGCTGCTCGCCGTCGGCGTCGAACCGGAGGCCGTCGAGGCCGATTACCTGGAGTCCAACGCCGCGCACCGCCGGTACAAGGTGCGCCGCTCCGACACCTCGGCGGTCGGCATGTCCCCCGAGGTCATGGAACTGCTCGCGCCGCTCTTCGACGCCCGCGCCGAGTACCTGTCCGCGGCTCTCGACGCCATCGGGACGACCTGGGGCTCGACGGAGGCGTACTTCAGCGAGGGCCTGGGGCTGTCCCCCGAGACCCGCGAGCGGCTGCGCGCCCAGCTCCTGGAGGACTGA
- a CDS encoding SGNH/GDSL hydrolase family protein translates to MADDSKKMSSGADGAIGSYAAVGDSFTEGVGDPGRDGAYIGWADRLAVLLSDRRAEGEFRYANLAVRGRLLDQIVEEQVPRAKELAPDLVTFCAGGNDILRPGSDPDAVAERYEAAVADLREKVGTVLLCTGFDTRGMPVLRHLRGKIATYTAHVRAIADRHDCPVLDLWSLKSVQDRRAWSEDRLHLSADGHTRVALRAAQVLGLDVPADPDQAWPPEAGRTAAEARRDNIHWAREHLVPWIGRRLRGESSGDHVEPKRPDLLPL, encoded by the coding sequence GTGGCAGACGATTCGAAGAAGATGAGCAGTGGCGCAGACGGCGCCATCGGGTCGTACGCAGCCGTCGGGGACAGCTTCACCGAGGGAGTCGGGGATCCCGGCCGTGACGGGGCGTACATCGGCTGGGCGGACCGGCTCGCGGTCCTGCTGTCGGACCGGCGCGCGGAGGGCGAGTTCCGCTACGCCAACCTCGCGGTCCGCGGCCGCCTGCTGGACCAGATCGTGGAGGAACAGGTGCCGCGGGCCAAGGAGCTGGCCCCCGACCTGGTGACGTTCTGCGCCGGCGGCAACGACATCCTGCGGCCGGGCTCGGACCCGGACGCGGTGGCCGAGCGGTACGAGGCGGCCGTCGCGGACCTGCGGGAGAAGGTCGGGACGGTGCTGCTGTGCACCGGGTTCGACACCCGGGGCATGCCGGTGCTGCGGCATCTGCGCGGCAAGATCGCGACGTACACCGCGCACGTCCGGGCGATCGCCGACCGGCACGACTGCCCGGTCCTGGACCTGTGGTCGCTGAAGTCCGTGCAGGACCGGCGGGCCTGGAGCGAGGACCGGCTGCACCTGTCGGCCGACGGGCACACGCGGGTGGCGCTGCGCGCCGCGCAGGTGCTGGGCCTCGACGTCCCGGCCGACCCGGACCAGGCGTGGCCGCCGGAGGCCGGGCGCACCGCGGCCGAGGCGCGCCGCGACAACATCCACTGGGCGCGGGAGCATCTGGTGCCGTGGATCGGCCGCCGGCTGCGCGGCGAGTCCTCCGGTGATCACGTGGAGCCGAAGCGGCCGGATCTGCTCCCGCTGTAG
- the def gene encoding peptide deformylase, translated as MAVGFGDTPQDRRVRVQGEPVDTYPRLAPEVERGAVRRITVVGEEVLHRPCREVTRFGTPELSRLVDDMFATNQVAEGAGLAANQVDVDVQVFVWDMTDDWGVRHVGHIVNPVLDEVPAEQRRLVEESEGCLSVPGPYRVVPRLDRAVVRGRDKDGNPLVIEGRGYFARCLQHETDHLRGHLYLDRLAARERKTALREMAAAKEEKFARRAELAAKLGK; from the coding sequence ATGGCTGTCGGTTTCGGTGACACCCCGCAGGACCGCCGGGTCCGGGTGCAGGGCGAGCCCGTGGACACATACCCGCGGCTCGCGCCGGAGGTGGAGCGCGGGGCGGTACGCCGTATCACCGTGGTCGGGGAGGAGGTCCTGCACCGCCCGTGCCGGGAGGTCACGCGGTTCGGCACGCCGGAACTCTCCCGGCTGGTCGACGACATGTTCGCCACCAACCAGGTGGCGGAGGGAGCGGGGCTCGCCGCCAACCAGGTCGACGTGGACGTGCAGGTGTTCGTCTGGGACATGACGGATGACTGGGGCGTGCGGCATGTCGGGCACATCGTCAACCCGGTCCTGGACGAGGTGCCGGCCGAGCAGCGCAGGCTGGTCGAGGAGTCCGAAGGGTGTCTGTCCGTGCCCGGCCCCTACCGGGTGGTGCCCCGCCTGGACCGCGCCGTCGTACGGGGCCGCGACAAGGACGGCAACCCCCTGGTGATCGAGGGCCGGGGCTACTTCGCCCGGTGTCTCCAGCACGAGACGGATCACCTGCGCGGCCATCTCTACCTGGACCGGCTCGCCGCCCGGGAGCGCAAGACGGCGCTGCGGGAGATGGCGGCGGCCAAGGAGGAGAAGTTCGCCCGGCGCGCCGAACTGGCGGCGAAGCTGGGCAAGTGA